From Arctopsyche grandis isolate Sample6627 chromosome 12, ASM5162203v2, whole genome shotgun sequence, one genomic window encodes:
- the LOC143920014 gene encoding zinc finger HIT domain-containing protein 1: protein MAPRKSRRLQIADHKKGLDEATVKRRTQKAIENLEKDNYIEDPQPELMVQHNCGSNEDSVGNKRGRRKRGNTLQRLKLAEYFKTRFTKTFSQLVEEDRLKNPDGPNYVTAQAPKPTHPPKTLCVVCGFPSKYVCTTCSARYCSINCKDIHVDTRCLKWVV from the exons ATGGCGCCTAGAAAATCTCGACGGCTGCAAATCGCCGATCATAAAAAAGGGCTCGATGAAGCTACCGTCAAAAGACGAACACAAAAAGCAATAGAAAACTTGGAAAAAGACAATTACATAGAGGATCCACAGCCAGAGTTGATGGTTCAACATAACTGCGGTAGTAATGAAGATTCCGTCGGCAACAAAAGGGGCAGAAGAAAAAGAGGGAACACACTGCAACGATTGAAATTAGCTGAATATTTCAAAACTCGCTTCACCAAAACATTCTCACAATTAGTGGAAGAAGACCGTTTGAAAAATCCCGACGGGCCTAATTATGTGACTGCACAAGCGCCCAAGCCTAC ACATCCTCCTAAAACGTTATGCGTCGTTTGCGGTTTCCCATCCAAATATGTCTGTACGACGTGCAGCGCTCGATATTGTTCCATTAATTGTAAAGATATACATGTAGATACCCGTTGTTTGAAATGGGTGGTTTAA